In Marinobacter antarcticus, one genomic interval encodes:
- a CDS encoding 5-(carboxyamino)imidazole ribonucleotide synthase, with the protein MRIGVLGAGQLGRMLALAGYPLAKTFVFYDMSGSPSAGLGEVIIDREGKYLDDFLSRVDRVTYEFEHLPVEVAERLAKEKPVHPCPRALQVCQNREAEKTLFGELGIPTPQWKIADSAESLKAAAESLGCPVVAKSNTEGYDGKGQAVLKSPEDAEAAWASIGHPRLMVEKFVEFSREVSIIAVRAEDGQLAFYPISENVHHEGILRYSIAPAPRLEKHIQEDAELHIKALLNELDYVGVLTLELFETADGLVANEMAPRVHNSGHWTIEGAMTSQFENHIRAVSGHPLGNVAPRGLSCMVNIIGEHGDVERLLELPYAHVHLYNKGERPGRKLGHVNILADSYAELVWRVRNCVQFLPGSPEFSSSLNASDRR; encoded by the coding sequence ATGAGAATTGGTGTACTAGGCGCCGGTCAACTGGGAAGAATGCTCGCCCTCGCCGGATATCCGCTGGCCAAAACCTTTGTTTTCTATGACATGTCAGGCAGCCCCAGCGCCGGGTTGGGTGAAGTCATCATTGATCGCGAAGGCAAGTACCTCGACGACTTCCTGTCGCGGGTAGATCGGGTCACCTACGAATTTGAACACCTTCCCGTAGAAGTTGCAGAAAGGCTAGCCAAAGAAAAGCCGGTTCATCCCTGCCCCCGCGCCCTGCAGGTTTGTCAGAACCGCGAAGCCGAGAAAACACTGTTCGGTGAGCTTGGCATCCCAACGCCACAATGGAAGATTGCAGACAGCGCTGAGTCCCTGAAAGCCGCAGCAGAAAGCCTCGGCTGCCCGGTCGTTGCCAAATCCAATACCGAAGGTTACGACGGCAAAGGCCAGGCCGTGCTGAAAAGCCCGGAAGATGCAGAGGCAGCTTGGGCATCCATCGGCCATCCCAGATTGATGGTAGAGAAGTTTGTCGAGTTCAGCCGCGAGGTTTCCATCATTGCTGTGCGCGCTGAAGATGGGCAACTGGCCTTCTACCCAATCTCCGAAAACGTTCACCACGAAGGCATTCTGCGCTACTCAATTGCCCCGGCGCCGAGACTCGAAAAACACATTCAGGAAGATGCAGAGCTACACATCAAAGCCCTGCTCAACGAACTGGATTATGTCGGCGTGCTCACACTCGAGCTGTTTGAAACAGCAGATGGCCTGGTGGCAAACGAGATGGCGCCGAGGGTTCATAATTCCGGGCACTGGACCATCGAGGGTGCGATGACCAGCCAGTTCGAGAACCATATCCGGGCCGTGAGCGGTCACCCGTTGGGCAATGTTGCACCTCGCGGCCTGAGCTGCATGGTTAACATCATCGGTGAGCATGGGGATGTTGAACGCCTGCTGGAGCTCCCTTACGCTCACGTACACCTCTACAACAAAGGCGAACGGCCTGGCCGCAAGCTTGGCCACGTAAACATTCTGGCGGACAGCTACGCCGAACTGGTGTGGCGGGTCAGAAACTGTGTACAGTTTTTGCCCGGCAGCCCCGAATTCAGCAGCTCGCTGAACGCAAGCGACAGGCGCTGA
- the purE gene encoding 5-(carboxyamino)imidazole ribonucleotide mutase produces MRPLVGLIMGSKSDWPTMEHAANMLEKLGVTYETKVVSAHRTPDLLFDYAKTASDRGLKVIIAGAGGAAHLPGMVASQTSLPVLGVPVQSKALNGLDSLLSIVQMPGGIAVGTLAIGNAGATNAGLLAAQIIGTSDKVVRKAVDEFRATQTQTILNNPDPKEQ; encoded by the coding sequence ATGCGGCCGCTTGTAGGACTTATCATGGGCTCAAAATCCGACTGGCCCACCATGGAACACGCCGCCAACATGCTCGAAAAACTCGGCGTCACCTATGAAACCAAAGTCGTCTCGGCCCACCGCACCCCGGATCTGCTTTTCGACTACGCAAAAACCGCCTCCGACCGCGGCCTGAAAGTCATCATCGCAGGCGCCGGCGGCGCAGCTCACCTACCCGGAATGGTCGCTTCCCAGACATCCTTGCCAGTACTGGGCGTACCCGTCCAGTCCAAAGCACTCAACGGCCTCGACTCGCTGCTCTCTATCGTACAAATGCCCGGTGGCATCGCCGTAGGCACCCTGGCGATCGGCAACGCCGGTGCCACCAACGCCGGTTTGCTAGCGGCACAGATTATTGGCACATCTGATAAGGTTGTTCGCAAGGCTGTTGATGAATTCCGGGCGACACAGACCCAAACGATTCTGAACAATCCTGATCCAAAAGAGCAGTGA
- a CDS encoding DUF2846 domain-containing protein yields MKTPVSFFGPFKLSSFCFRVLLVALLLLSASGCTVYQSIGKSVGSFLHPVSGHDFVHIDNGDWDRRHAVLYFYRTHSQWAADEIEAPSVYVDDTHYFNIRNNSFTWLVVSPGDRHITMRRPLLGLEGVNSFSLSLIADATLTVEPGRIYYLRYNELSEPIQAHPELDPEHPLTEGDLQLVTREYAMQGQEIISTRFLNSDVLAPQPRGGFYCRNY; encoded by the coding sequence ATGAAAACCCCAGTGTCTTTTTTTGGGCCCTTCAAGCTTTCCTCGTTTTGTTTTCGTGTGTTGTTGGTCGCCTTACTGTTGCTGTCTGCGTCTGGGTGCACGGTTTACCAGTCCATTGGCAAAAGCGTCGGGTCGTTTCTGCACCCGGTCTCCGGCCATGATTTTGTGCACATTGATAACGGTGACTGGGATCGCAGGCATGCGGTTCTGTACTTCTATCGCACTCACTCCCAGTGGGCCGCTGATGAGATTGAAGCGCCCAGCGTTTACGTTGATGACACCCACTACTTTAATATCCGCAATAACAGCTTTACCTGGCTTGTGGTCAGTCCTGGAGATCGCCATATCACCATGCGCAGGCCGTTGCTTGGCCTGGAGGGGGTGAACTCGTTCAGCCTCAGCCTGATTGCGGACGCCACTCTCACGGTTGAGCCCGGCCGTATTTATTATCTGCGATATAACGAACTGTCTGAGCCTATACAGGCACATCCGGAGCTCGATCCGGAGCATCCGCTCACTGAGGGTGACCTGCAACTCGTGACGCGGGAGTATGCCATGCAGGGTCAGGAAATCATCTCAACCCGTTTCCTGAACAGCGATGTGCTGGCCCCCCAACCACGCGGCGGTTTCTATTGTCGCAACTACTGA
- a CDS encoding 3-oxoacyl-ACP reductase: protein MSDIYFKLVNTPVGKTAAQSLGLPSPVPLKRLKRADQPFIEGNVLVGAGNGGKAIATIGGVLGASAATLYHASGKTTLEDSSKAGNKARALELAPDTETKFSALVFDATGLKGPGDLRALYDFFHPTIKKLGANARVVIVGQNPTTCRKAPQAAAQQALEGFTRSVGKEVGKKGATANLLWIAPNAEKQLESSLRFFLSARSAYVSGQVVRIGKTASAPTTNPVAPLTGKVALVTGASRGIGASIAETLARDGATVIGLDIEPAMEDLENVMRAIKGKALSCDITSEDAPAKIADFVEKHFGGVDLVIHNAGITRDKTLGNMPEHFWDMTIAVNLTAEEHINDELMNRELLRESGRIVCISSISGIAGNFGQTNYSAAKSGVIGYVEAMARQVKNGITINAVAPGFIETQMTAAMPMTLREAGRRMNSLSQGGQPVDVAETIAWYCSPASGGVNGNVVRVCGQSLIGK from the coding sequence ATGTCTGACATCTACTTTAAACTTGTAAACACCCCGGTTGGTAAAACCGCCGCGCAATCCCTCGGGCTGCCCTCACCGGTGCCGCTGAAACGACTCAAGCGCGCGGATCAGCCTTTTATTGAAGGTAATGTGCTGGTTGGCGCAGGTAACGGCGGCAAAGCCATAGCGACGATTGGTGGCGTTCTCGGCGCCAGTGCCGCGACGCTTTATCATGCCAGCGGCAAAACAACCCTGGAAGACTCATCAAAAGCCGGCAATAAAGCCCGGGCGCTGGAGCTGGCGCCGGATACTGAAACAAAATTCTCAGCCCTGGTCTTCGACGCCACCGGCCTGAAGGGCCCCGGAGATCTCCGTGCTCTGTACGATTTCTTCCATCCCACCATAAAAAAACTCGGCGCAAACGCCCGTGTTGTGATCGTAGGCCAGAACCCGACAACCTGCCGAAAAGCGCCCCAGGCGGCCGCGCAACAGGCTCTGGAAGGCTTTACTCGCAGTGTAGGTAAGGAAGTTGGCAAAAAAGGCGCAACCGCTAACCTGCTCTGGATTGCACCCAATGCTGAAAAACAGCTGGAATCCAGCCTCCGCTTCTTCCTCTCTGCCCGATCAGCGTATGTTTCCGGCCAGGTTGTGCGCATTGGTAAAACCGCCAGCGCGCCGACAACAAACCCGGTTGCTCCGCTTACCGGAAAGGTTGCACTGGTGACCGGTGCGTCACGGGGTATTGGCGCTTCAATTGCAGAAACCCTGGCCCGGGATGGCGCCACAGTAATCGGGCTGGACATTGAGCCTGCTATGGAAGATCTCGAAAACGTGATGCGCGCCATCAAAGGCAAGGCCCTTTCCTGCGACATTACCTCTGAAGACGCGCCGGCAAAAATTGCAGATTTTGTTGAAAAGCATTTTGGCGGAGTGGATCTTGTCATTCATAACGCGGGCATCACCCGTGACAAAACTCTCGGCAACATGCCCGAGCACTTCTGGGATATGACCATCGCCGTTAACCTGACCGCTGAAGAACACATCAACGATGAACTCATGAACCGGGAGTTGCTTCGTGAAAGTGGTCGCATTGTCTGCATCTCGTCCATCAGCGGCATCGCCGGAAACTTCGGACAGACCAACTACTCGGCGGCGAAATCCGGCGTGATCGGCTACGTAGAAGCCATGGCCAGGCAGGTTAAAAACGGCATTACCATTAACGCCGTAGCACCGGGCTTCATTGAAACTCAGATGACGGCGGCCATGCCCATGACGCTGCGAGAAGCCGGGAGACGCATGAACAGCCTGTCTCAGGGTGGCCAGCCTGTGGACGTTGCAGAAACCATTGCCTGGTATTGCAGCCCCGCTTCCGGCGGCGTGAACGGGAACGTTGTGCGAGTATGTGGTCAGTCGCTGATCGGAAAGTAA
- a CDS encoding acetyl-CoA C-acetyltransferase, with the protein MTQAQKSNQKEPAAPEASEKGPSGVRRVAVIGGNRIPFARSNTVYSKISNQELLTSTLRGLVDRFGLQGQRLGEVVAGAVIKHSRDFNLTREAAMSCGLAPETPAYDIQQACGTGLEAAILVANKIALGQIECGIAGGTDTTSDAPVGVSEGLREILLDLNRAKTTGERLKILSRFRLSDLKPEVPQNGEPRTGMSMGEHAQVTAHEWSIPRDEQDLLAWESHQKLAKAYEEGFFSDLMTPLAGLEKDNILRPDTTLEKLATLKPVFDRERGTMTAANSTALTDGASCVLLASEEWAKAHNLEVKAWLTFSEVAAVDFVDKKEGLLMAPAYAVPRLLEKAGLTLQDFDFYEIHEAFAAQVLSTLKAWEDPAFCKDKLGLDKPLGSIDRNKLNVKGSSLATGHPFAATGGRIVATLAKLLEEKGSGRGLISICAAGGQGITAILER; encoded by the coding sequence ATGACACAGGCTCAGAAGTCCAACCAGAAGGAACCCGCAGCCCCAGAAGCTTCGGAGAAGGGCCCCAGTGGCGTACGCCGTGTGGCCGTTATTGGTGGCAACCGGATTCCTTTTGCCCGTTCCAATACGGTCTACAGCAAGATCAGTAACCAGGAATTGCTGACCTCCACCCTGCGCGGGTTGGTAGATCGTTTCGGCCTTCAGGGCCAGCGTCTTGGTGAAGTGGTTGCCGGGGCCGTGATCAAGCACTCCAGAGATTTTAACCTGACCCGGGAAGCTGCAATGAGTTGCGGACTGGCGCCGGAGACCCCGGCGTACGATATTCAGCAGGCTTGTGGTACCGGGTTGGAGGCGGCCATTCTGGTGGCAAACAAGATCGCCCTGGGCCAGATTGAATGCGGTATTGCGGGCGGCACGGATACAACGTCGGATGCTCCCGTTGGCGTGAGTGAAGGGTTGCGGGAGATATTGCTTGACCTGAACCGGGCCAAGACCACCGGTGAACGGCTGAAAATTCTCAGCCGTTTTCGCCTCAGCGACCTTAAGCCGGAAGTGCCGCAGAACGGCGAGCCCCGCACAGGTATGTCCATGGGCGAGCATGCTCAGGTAACCGCCCACGAGTGGTCCATCCCGCGGGACGAGCAGGATCTTCTGGCATGGGAAAGCCATCAGAAGCTGGCGAAAGCCTACGAAGAAGGTTTCTTTAGCGACCTGATGACCCCGCTTGCAGGGCTTGAGAAAGATAACATTCTGCGCCCGGATACTACGCTGGAAAAGCTGGCAACCCTGAAGCCGGTTTTCGATCGTGAGCGTGGCACCATGACGGCTGCCAACAGCACCGCACTGACGGACGGCGCTTCCTGCGTGCTTCTGGCCAGTGAAGAATGGGCAAAAGCCCATAACCTGGAAGTAAAAGCCTGGCTGACTTTCTCGGAAGTAGCGGCGGTTGATTTTGTCGATAAGAAAGAAGGGCTGCTCATGGCTCCGGCTTACGCCGTGCCGCGGCTTCTGGAGAAAGCTGGGCTTACACTGCAGGATTTCGACTTTTATGAAATCCACGAAGCGTTTGCGGCTCAGGTCCTCTCAACGCTGAAAGCCTGGGAAGACCCTGCCTTCTGCAAAGACAAGCTGGGCCTGGACAAGCCGCTTGGCAGCATTGACCGTAACAAACTCAACGTGAAAGGCAGTAGCCTTGCCACCGGTCACCCATTCGCTGCGACGGGCGGGCGTATTGTCGCCACGCTAGCCAAGCTGCTGGAGGAAAAAGGAAGCGGACGCGGCCTTATTTCAATCTGTGCCGCAGGCGGCCAGGGCATAACGGCTATCCTGGAGCGATAA